The Polypterus senegalus isolate Bchr_013 chromosome 9, ASM1683550v1, whole genome shotgun sequence genome includes a window with the following:
- the gnb3a gene encoding guanine nucleotide-binding protein G(I)/G(S)/G(T) subunit beta-3a isoform X1, whose translation MGEIEQLRQEAESLKKQIAEARKAVADTTLADIAAGIEVVGRIQLRTRRTLRGHLAKIYAMHWSTDSRLLVSASQDGKLIVWDSYTTNKVNAIPLRSSWVMTCAYAPSGNFVACGGLDNMCSIYNLKTREGNVKVSRELAAHTGYLSCCRFLNDNEIVTSSGDTTCALWDIETGTQKTVYTGHSGDCMSLAVSPDFTFFISGACDATAKLWDIREGSCRQTFYGHESDINAICFFPSGQAICTGSDDATCKLFDLRADQELIAFSHESIICGITSISTSRSGRLILAGYDDFNCNIWDTLKAERVGVLSGHDNRVSCIGVTADGMAAATGSWDSFLKIWN comes from the exons ATGGGAGAGATTGAGCAGCTCCGTCAAGAGGCAGAATCATTGAAGAAACAGATTGCT GAGGCCCGTAAGGCTGTGGCTGATACAACACTTGCGGATATTGCTGCAGGAATAGAAGTAGTTGGACGAATTCAGCTGAGGACAAGAAGGACCCTACGTGGACATTTAGCTAAAATATATGCAATGCACTGGTCAACTGACTCCCG GCTGCTGGTCAGTGCCTCACAGGATGGCAAACTCATTGTCTGGGACAGTTACACTACCAATAAG GTCAATGCCATCCCACTTCGTTCCTCTTGGGTCATGACCTGTGCTTATGCTCCATCTGGAAACTTTGTGGCTTGTGGAGGGTTGGACAATATGTGTTCTATTTACAATCTAAAAACCCGTGAGGGAAATGTAAAGGTCAGCCGTGAGCTGGCTGCCCACACAG GTTATTTGTCCTGTTGCCGGTTTCTGAATGATAATGAAATTGTGACTAGCTCTGGTGATACTACCTG tGCATTGTGGGATATTGAGACTGGAACACAGAAGACAGTTTATACTGGCCATAGTGGAGACTGCATGAGCCTGGCAGTATCACCAGACTtcaccttttttatttctggaGCTTGTGATGCAACTGCCAAACTTTGGGATATCCGAGAGGGTTCCTGTCGACAGACATTTTACGGGCATGAGTCAGACATCAATGCTATTTGT TTCTTCCCAAGTGGCCAAGCCATTTGCACTGGTTCTGACGATGCAACTTGCAAACTTTTTGACTTGCGTGCTGACCAAGAGCTGATCGCATTCTCACATGAGAGCATCATCTGTGGAATTACATCTATTTCTACTTCTCGGAGTGGGCGTCTCATCTTGGCTGGTTATGATGATTTCAACTGCAACATCTGGGACACACTAAAAGCAGAACGTGTTG GAGTGCTGTCAGGTCATGACAACAGAGTCAGCTGTATTGGTGTGACTGCTGATGGCATGGCTGCCGCCACAGGATCCTGGGACAGTTTTCTTAAAATCTGGAACTAA
- the gnb3a gene encoding guanine nucleotide-binding protein G(I)/G(S)/G(T) subunit beta-3a isoform X2 has product MGVSLSVGNDRLTSKLRLLVSASQDGKLIVWDSYTTNKVNAIPLRSSWVMTCAYAPSGNFVACGGLDNMCSIYNLKTREGNVKVSRELAAHTGYLSCCRFLNDNEIVTSSGDTTCALWDIETGTQKTVYTGHSGDCMSLAVSPDFTFFISGACDATAKLWDIREGSCRQTFYGHESDINAICFFPSGQAICTGSDDATCKLFDLRADQELIAFSHESIICGITSISTSRSGRLILAGYDDFNCNIWDTLKAERVGVLSGHDNRVSCIGVTADGMAAATGSWDSFLKIWN; this is encoded by the exons ATGGGTGTGAGCTTAAGTGTGGGCAACGATCGACTGACCTCGAAATTACG GCTGCTGGTCAGTGCCTCACAGGATGGCAAACTCATTGTCTGGGACAGTTACACTACCAATAAG GTCAATGCCATCCCACTTCGTTCCTCTTGGGTCATGACCTGTGCTTATGCTCCATCTGGAAACTTTGTGGCTTGTGGAGGGTTGGACAATATGTGTTCTATTTACAATCTAAAAACCCGTGAGGGAAATGTAAAGGTCAGCCGTGAGCTGGCTGCCCACACAG GTTATTTGTCCTGTTGCCGGTTTCTGAATGATAATGAAATTGTGACTAGCTCTGGTGATACTACCTG tGCATTGTGGGATATTGAGACTGGAACACAGAAGACAGTTTATACTGGCCATAGTGGAGACTGCATGAGCCTGGCAGTATCACCAGACTtcaccttttttatttctggaGCTTGTGATGCAACTGCCAAACTTTGGGATATCCGAGAGGGTTCCTGTCGACAGACATTTTACGGGCATGAGTCAGACATCAATGCTATTTGT TTCTTCCCAAGTGGCCAAGCCATTTGCACTGGTTCTGACGATGCAACTTGCAAACTTTTTGACTTGCGTGCTGACCAAGAGCTGATCGCATTCTCACATGAGAGCATCATCTGTGGAATTACATCTATTTCTACTTCTCGGAGTGGGCGTCTCATCTTGGCTGGTTATGATGATTTCAACTGCAACATCTGGGACACACTAAAAGCAGAACGTGTTG GAGTGCTGTCAGGTCATGACAACAGAGTCAGCTGTATTGGTGTGACTGCTGATGGCATGGCTGCCGCCACAGGATCCTGGGACAGTTTTCTTAAAATCTGGAACTAA
- the gnb3a gene encoding guanine nucleotide-binding protein G(I)/G(S)/G(T) subunit beta-3a isoform X3: MTCAYAPSGNFVACGGLDNMCSIYNLKTREGNVKVSRELAAHTGYLSCCRFLNDNEIVTSSGDTTCALWDIETGTQKTVYTGHSGDCMSLAVSPDFTFFISGACDATAKLWDIREGSCRQTFYGHESDINAICFFPSGQAICTGSDDATCKLFDLRADQELIAFSHESIICGITSISTSRSGRLILAGYDDFNCNIWDTLKAERVGVLSGHDNRVSCIGVTADGMAAATGSWDSFLKIWN; encoded by the exons ATGACCTGTGCTTATGCTCCATCTGGAAACTTTGTGGCTTGTGGAGGGTTGGACAATATGTGTTCTATTTACAATCTAAAAACCCGTGAGGGAAATGTAAAGGTCAGCCGTGAGCTGGCTGCCCACACAG GTTATTTGTCCTGTTGCCGGTTTCTGAATGATAATGAAATTGTGACTAGCTCTGGTGATACTACCTG tGCATTGTGGGATATTGAGACTGGAACACAGAAGACAGTTTATACTGGCCATAGTGGAGACTGCATGAGCCTGGCAGTATCACCAGACTtcaccttttttatttctggaGCTTGTGATGCAACTGCCAAACTTTGGGATATCCGAGAGGGTTCCTGTCGACAGACATTTTACGGGCATGAGTCAGACATCAATGCTATTTGT TTCTTCCCAAGTGGCCAAGCCATTTGCACTGGTTCTGACGATGCAACTTGCAAACTTTTTGACTTGCGTGCTGACCAAGAGCTGATCGCATTCTCACATGAGAGCATCATCTGTGGAATTACATCTATTTCTACTTCTCGGAGTGGGCGTCTCATCTTGGCTGGTTATGATGATTTCAACTGCAACATCTGGGACACACTAAAAGCAGAACGTGTTG GAGTGCTGTCAGGTCATGACAACAGAGTCAGCTGTATTGGTGTGACTGCTGATGGCATGGCTGCCGCCACAGGATCCTGGGACAGTTTTCTTAAAATCTGGAACTAA